A genomic region of Leptotrichia hofstadii contains the following coding sequences:
- the glgP gene encoding glycogen/starch/alpha-glucan family phosphorylase, protein MNYNFTDFLQKRNEKQISEMTNQEIYYKLLEYVKERADEKTANKSKKKIYYISAEFLIGKLLSNNLINLGIYKEVREELKVAGKNLSHIEEVETEPSLGNGGLGRLASCFVDSMSTLGINGEGVGLNYHCGLFKQIFKNNEQTAEPNYWIEDQSWLRDTNIGYEVKFKNFSLHSKLKRIDILGYEKDTKNYLNLFDIESVDYNLIENGISFDEENIEKNLTLFLYPDDSTKKGELLRIYQQYFMVSNAARLIIAEATEKGSNIHDLADYAFVQINDTHPSMVIPELIRIMTEEHNISFEEATEIVTKMTGYTNHTILAEALEKWPLDYLEEVVPNIVEIIKKLDKVIKAKYSDEKVQIIDEQNRVHMANMDIHFSSSVNGVAYLHTEILKNSELKEFYEIYPNKFNNKTNGITFRRWLESCNEDLADYLKELIGTGYLTDAENLKELLKYVDDKNVYEKLSQIKHGNKIKLKKYLQHTQGIVIDENSIIDTQIKRFHEYKRQQMNALYVIKKYLDIKNGKLPERKITVLFGGKAAPAYIIAQDIIHLILCLSEIINNDPEVNKYLNVYLVENYNVGLAEKIIPATDISEQISLASKEASGTGNMKFMLNGALTLGTMDGANVEIHELVGDDNIYIFGKNSDDIIKLYETSGYVSKDYYKQDGIKEVVDFITSDKLLKVGNKERLERLQNELINKDWFMTLIDFEDYYNTKEKMFKDYENKDLWYKKVINNIAKAGFFSSDRTIAQYENEIWKTK, encoded by the coding sequence GTGAACTACAATTTTACAGATTTTTTACAAAAAAGAAACGAAAAACAAATAAGTGAAATGACAAATCAGGAAATTTACTACAAATTACTTGAATATGTTAAAGAAAGAGCAGATGAAAAAACTGCAAACAAATCTAAAAAGAAAATATATTATATTTCTGCAGAATTCTTAATTGGAAAATTATTATCAAATAATTTGATTAATTTGGGAATTTATAAGGAAGTAAGGGAAGAATTGAAGGTTGCAGGAAAAAACTTGAGCCATATTGAAGAAGTAGAAACTGAACCTTCATTAGGAAACGGTGGACTTGGAAGACTTGCTTCGTGCTTTGTTGATTCAATGTCAACTTTAGGAATCAATGGAGAAGGAGTTGGACTTAACTATCACTGCGGACTGTTTAAGCAAATTTTTAAAAACAATGAACAAACAGCTGAACCAAATTACTGGATAGAAGACCAAAGCTGGCTAAGAGATACAAACATTGGATATGAAGTTAAATTCAAAAACTTCAGTTTACATTCAAAATTAAAAAGAATTGATATTTTAGGATATGAAAAAGATACAAAAAACTATTTGAATTTATTTGATATTGAAAGCGTTGACTACAATTTGATAGAAAATGGAATATCATTTGATGAAGAAAATATTGAAAAAAATCTGACATTATTCCTGTATCCTGACGACAGTACAAAAAAAGGGGAATTGTTACGTATTTATCAACAATATTTCATGGTATCAAATGCAGCAAGATTGATTATTGCTGAAGCAACTGAAAAAGGAAGCAATATTCACGATTTAGCAGATTATGCCTTCGTTCAAATTAACGATACACACCCAAGTATGGTAATCCCTGAATTAATCCGTATTATGACGGAAGAGCATAATATTTCTTTTGAAGAGGCAACAGAAATTGTAACAAAAATGACAGGATACACAAATCATACAATTTTGGCAGAAGCATTGGAAAAATGGCCTTTAGACTATCTGGAAGAAGTTGTGCCGAACATTGTTGAAATTATAAAAAAATTGGATAAAGTTATAAAAGCTAAATATTCAGATGAAAAAGTACAAATTATAGATGAGCAAAACAGAGTTCACATGGCAAATATGGATATTCATTTTTCTTCAAGTGTAAACGGAGTTGCTTACTTGCATACTGAAATCTTGAAAAATAGTGAACTTAAGGAATTTTATGAAATTTATCCAAACAAATTTAATAACAAGACAAACGGGATTACATTCAGAAGATGGCTTGAAAGCTGTAACGAAGACTTGGCAGATTACTTGAAAGAATTAATTGGTACAGGATACTTGACAGATGCTGAAAATCTAAAAGAACTTTTAAAATATGTTGATGATAAGAATGTTTATGAAAAATTATCACAAATTAAACATGGAAATAAAATTAAATTGAAAAAATATTTACAGCATACGCAAGGAATTGTTATTGATGAAAACAGTATCATTGATACTCAAATTAAGAGATTCCATGAATACAAACGTCAACAAATGAATGCTTTGTATGTAATTAAAAAATATTTAGACATTAAAAATGGAAAATTACCAGAAAGAAAGATAACAGTATTATTCGGTGGAAAAGCTGCACCAGCTTATATCATTGCTCAAGACATAATCCACTTAATACTTTGCCTATCAGAAATAATAAACAACGACCCAGAAGTAAACAAATACTTAAATGTTTACCTAGTTGAAAACTACAATGTAGGGTTAGCTGAAAAAATTATTCCAGCAACAGATATTTCTGAGCAAATCTCGCTTGCTTCAAAAGAAGCCAGTGGAACTGGAAATATGAAATTTATGCTAAATGGAGCATTGACTCTTGGAACGATGGATGGAGCAAATGTGGAAATTCATGAGCTTGTAGGCGATGATAATATCTACATTTTTGGAAAAAATAGTGATGATATAATTAAACTATACGAAACTTCAGGTTATGTTTCAAAAGATTACTACAAGCAAGATGGAATAAAAGAAGTAGTTGATTTCATAACTTCAGACAAATTATTAAAAGTAGGAAATAAAGAAAGATTAGAAAGACTTCAAAATGAATTGATAAACAAAGACTGGTTCATGACATTAATCGACTTTGAAGATTACTACAACACAAAAGAAAAAATGTTTAAAGACTATGAAAACAAAGACTTGTGGTACAAAAAAGTAATAAACAACATAGCAAAAGCAGGATTCTTCTCATCAGACAGAACAATCGCACAATATGAAAATGAAATCTGGAAAACTAAATAA
- a CDS encoding acetate and sugar kinases/Hsc70/actin family protein: MRLFYEEELRRKSYYEMYQIAIEEHLVNVHVETPTREELISLLMKYRGVKENYCIDKFNKNGLVNVQELFDNKLGERLHHENKIRVPHKIILYKELNLMREDNYKIEIPENVSSANVFLINANNYLCGIFQLEKDLNSRNKYFLISKKEFFRVETLRNNKFSFLFFKENDLKFIHKFYNLKEDEVIPLYPYQMDYYKVEIENFIVKNLETTNTPLCIDFGTVNTALGAYLDKNYVKDLPTNDILNGNVVIDAINYVKFDDGERHYREIFPTLVYVDDCSDANNIQYSFGYDVVRKLERNDYIVNGSIFYSLKRWVHEHNKLEKINDEFGNILYVKRKDIIKAYLKYVVNRAEYMFKCKFKKIHASSPVKLKEQFLAMFQEIFMMENKFNKNQNSEISEKNIISSEKNYEYEIIRENAMDEAIAVLYNTIEIQIRKGRYKENEEYSALIIDCGGGTTDLAACKYVISKDKISYYLDIRTSFENGDENFGGNDLTYRIMQFLKIVLGAKYSENRVVSINDLIKFDNDMIYKVIDESGVEKIFENMNLEYEKYENVIPTKYSQFENKMSEEYQKIRNNFYMLWEAAENLKKEFFTSDGRLRTRFDVPRNYEKRNDIHITQLKSWKIHIYKNGIFTTITDYPRHIFTIKEIEKIVKADIYGMLRKFLNTYYKEGLLFEYSLIKLSGQSTKISTFQEVLKEFVPGKMIEYKELSHRDDYELKLNCLDGAIKYLDYKRFGHIDVEIVNEVPLVPYSVWVEKYDGEKVEMIQTSRKADILIGQIDKKISAEELKIYVYTAEGELKKEMIYKNEDNYEEMDAQEILPEFTNIISQNDTDTIQNNTVRFFVYTDLNNWGFFVVPIQRKSDQLYLGRKEYFPYEDNLSENSYFDGNH; the protein is encoded by the coding sequence ATGAGATTATTTTATGAAGAGGAATTGCGAAGAAAATCTTATTATGAGATGTATCAGATTGCAATTGAGGAACATTTGGTAAATGTACATGTGGAAACGCCCACGAGAGAGGAGCTTATATCACTTTTGATGAAATATAGGGGAGTCAAGGAAAACTACTGTATTGACAAGTTTAATAAAAATGGGCTTGTGAATGTTCAGGAACTTTTTGATAATAAACTTGGCGAGAGGCTTCATCATGAGAATAAGATACGGGTACCTCACAAGATTATTTTGTATAAGGAACTTAATTTGATGAGGGAAGACAATTATAAAATTGAGATTCCTGAAAATGTGAGCAGCGCAAATGTTTTTCTTATAAATGCTAATAACTACCTGTGTGGGATTTTCCAGCTGGAAAAGGATTTGAATAGCAGGAATAAGTATTTTTTAATTAGTAAAAAGGAATTTTTTAGAGTCGAAACGCTGAGAAATAATAAATTTTCATTTTTGTTCTTTAAAGAAAATGACTTGAAATTTATTCATAAGTTTTATAATTTAAAAGAAGATGAAGTGATACCGCTTTATCCATATCAGATGGACTATTATAAAGTTGAAATTGAAAATTTTATTGTGAAAAATCTGGAAACTACAAATACACCGCTTTGTATTGATTTTGGAACGGTAAATACGGCTCTTGGGGCATATCTGGATAAAAATTATGTAAAGGATTTGCCTACTAATGATATTTTGAATGGAAATGTCGTGATAGATGCTATAAATTATGTGAAATTTGACGACGGGGAGAGGCATTACCGTGAGATTTTTCCAACATTAGTTTATGTTGATGATTGCAGCGATGCTAACAATATTCAGTATTCATTTGGCTACGATGTGGTAAGAAAGCTAGAAAGAAATGACTATATTGTCAATGGCTCAATTTTTTACAGCTTGAAAAGGTGGGTGCATGAACATAATAAACTTGAGAAAATTAATGATGAGTTTGGAAATATTCTGTATGTAAAAAGAAAGGATATAATAAAGGCATATTTAAAATATGTTGTGAATCGTGCTGAATATATGTTTAAATGTAAATTTAAAAAAATTCACGCTTCCAGCCCTGTAAAATTGAAGGAGCAGTTTTTGGCGATGTTTCAGGAAATTTTTATGATGGAAAATAAATTTAATAAAAATCAGAATTCTGAAATTTCTGAAAAAAATATAATTTCAAGCGAGAAAAATTATGAATATGAAATTATTCGTGAAAATGCTATGGATGAAGCGATTGCAGTGCTGTACAATACAATTGAGATACAGATAAGGAAGGGGAGATATAAGGAGAACGAAGAATATAGTGCATTAATTATTGACTGTGGTGGCGGGACGACGGATTTGGCGGCTTGTAAATATGTGATTAGTAAGGACAAAATTTCATATTATCTGGATATAAGGACGAGCTTTGAAAACGGGGATGAGAATTTTGGTGGAAATGACTTGACTTACAGGATTATGCAGTTTTTGAAAATTGTGCTTGGGGCAAAATATTCTGAAAATAGGGTCGTTTCTATTAATGATTTGATAAAATTTGACAATGATATGATTTACAAGGTAATTGATGAGAGCGGTGTTGAGAAGATTTTTGAAAATATGAATTTGGAATATGAAAAGTATGAAAATGTAATTCCTACAAAATATTCGCAGTTTGAGAATAAAATGAGTGAAGAATATCAGAAAATACGGAATAACTTTTATATGCTATGGGAAGCAGCTGAAAATCTTAAAAAAGAATTTTTTACATCCGATGGAAGACTACGGACACGTTTTGATGTGCCTAGAAATTATGAAAAACGGAATGATATTCATATAACGCAGTTAAAAAGCTGGAAAATTCATATTTATAAAAATGGAATATTTACCACAATAACAGATTATCCAAGACATATTTTTACTATAAAGGAAATTGAAAAAATCGTGAAAGCTGATATTTACGGAATGCTCAGAAAATTTTTGAATACATATTACAAGGAAGGGCTACTTTTTGAATATTCATTAATAAAATTAAGCGGACAGTCAACGAAAATCAGTACATTTCAGGAAGTCCTAAAGGAATTTGTTCCAGGAAAAATGATTGAATACAAGGAACTGAGCCATCGTGATGATTACGAACTGAAACTGAATTGTCTGGATGGAGCTATAAAATATCTGGATTATAAGCGTTTCGGACATATAGACGTGGAAATTGTGAATGAAGTTCCACTTGTACCGTATTCTGTGTGGGTGGAAAAATACGATGGGGAAAAAGTGGAAATGATACAAACTTCACGAAAGGCTGATATTCTGATTGGACAAATTGACAAAAAGATTTCTGCTGAAGAACTAAAAATTTATGTTTATACTGCAGAAGGCGAATTGAAAAAAGAAATGATTTATAAAAATGAGGATAACTACGAAGAAATGGACGCACAGGAAATTTTGCCTGAATTTACAAATATAATTTCTCAAAATGATACCGATACAATTCAAAATAACACAGTAAGATTTTTTGTTTATACTGATTTGAACAACTGGGGATTTTTTGTCGTTCCAATCCAAAGAAAATCAGATCAGCTTTATCTTGGACGAAAGGAATATTTCCCTTATGAAGATAATTTAAGTGAAAATTCCTATTTTGACGGAAACCACTAA
- a CDS encoding CapA family protein has translation MKKYILLILFIILVSMLAIIIINPNFKNFRNKFINFEKTTDIKKSNTQKNDKSDEKTEFTIIGVGDIMLGSNYPFEYLLPENDANILENTQNILKNANITVGNLEGTLFDTGGTPKSCNNPNVCYVFRMPSRYGTYLKQAGFDYLSIANNHSNDFGEIGIKETIKNLDNLEIKYSGIKDIAESTILEKNGKKFGFISFSPNSTTVKLNDYNYAKKLISELKSKVDIVIVMFHGGAEGANAEHITKRHEIFHGEDRGNVYEFAHFAIDNGADIIFGQGPHVTRAVELYKNKFISYSGGNFATFGKINVSGSMGIAPIFKIKINNKGDFISGEIIPVRQTYKSFGPFIDSEKLAIKKIISLNKSDFPNGNGLSISEEGKINKINN, from the coding sequence ATGAAAAAATATATATTATTAATTTTATTTATTATTTTAGTTTCTATGCTTGCTATAATCATAATAAATCCCAATTTTAAAAATTTTAGGAATAAATTTATTAATTTTGAAAAAACAACCGACATTAAAAAATCAAATACTCAAAAAAATGATAAATCTGATGAAAAGACAGAATTTACAATAATTGGCGTTGGAGATATAATGCTTGGCTCAAATTACCCTTTTGAATACCTGCTTCCTGAAAATGATGCCAATATTCTTGAAAATACGCAAAATATACTGAAAAATGCTAACATAACTGTAGGGAATCTGGAAGGAACACTATTTGATACAGGCGGAACTCCCAAAAGCTGTAATAATCCAAATGTTTGTTATGTCTTTCGTATGCCTTCAAGATATGGAACATATTTAAAACAGGCTGGATTCGACTATTTGAGCATCGCCAACAACCATAGCAATGATTTTGGAGAAATCGGAATTAAGGAAACTATAAAAAATCTTGATAATTTAGAAATAAAATACTCTGGAATTAAAGATATTGCTGAAAGTACGATTTTAGAAAAAAATGGAAAAAAATTTGGATTTATTTCATTTTCTCCAAATTCAACTACTGTAAAACTAAATGACTATAATTATGCAAAAAAACTTATTTCTGAATTAAAATCAAAAGTTGATATTGTAATTGTTATGTTTCACGGTGGAGCCGAAGGTGCTAATGCTGAACACATTACTAAAAGACATGAAATTTTTCATGGCGAAGATAGAGGAAATGTTTATGAGTTTGCCCATTTTGCGATAGACAATGGAGCTGACATAATCTTTGGGCAAGGCCCTCATGTTACAAGAGCTGTCGAGCTGTACAAAAATAAATTTATTTCGTATAGTGGAGGAAATTTTGCAACTTTTGGAAAAATAAATGTTTCTGGTTCAATGGGAATTGCACCTATTTTTAAAATCAAAATAAATAACAAAGGAGACTTTATTTCTGGAGAAATTATTCCAGTAAGACAAACTTACAAAAGTTTCGGTCCTTTTATAGATTCAGAAAAATTAGCAATAAAAAAGATAATTTCCTTGAATAAATCTGATTTTCCAAATGGAAATGGGCTTTCTATCAGCGAAGAAGGAAAAATTAATAAAATCAACAATTAA
- a CDS encoding efflux RND transporter periplasmic adaptor subunit, translating into MRKKDEIIWIMPAIFIFIILFMIKFCTPKINQKYVIEKITRENLELFVDMKGTVVAHNITKIGLDVNLSVDDVYYKAGDFVKKGDVIVKFSDYQKNGLNEKRMLLVIKNRELRNLEKQKELGADVSQKIQELRGEISGLEIEIKDEMRNTRLVQRSVRSPFDAYIVNINAVKGGITNKNEPILILAKREDLKIVSESVKSEKVKNLKIGNVAKINIFRRENKKIGEEKSLEELVEIKNDKNKTKEDSDLFSEKKVIEAELFKINKIGDMNVFEFLPTLFKDLFLNEQVDIRVIYRKKENVLAVPKKAVIFKNQKSYIYLIDKNNLVKETEVFVGMDNGEKIEIFGMDIGERMEIIGNPDDKIGNNVIVERRNIKDEEIEKKKKLERLERENEKLGNRIDENEREIIRLKRK; encoded by the coding sequence TTGAGAAAAAAAGATGAGATAATTTGGATAATGCCCGCAATTTTTATTTTTATTATTCTTTTTATGATAAAATTCTGTACTCCGAAAATTAATCAGAAATATGTTATTGAAAAAATAACACGTGAAAATCTTGAACTTTTTGTGGATATGAAAGGAACTGTTGTTGCACATAATATTACTAAAATTGGACTGGATGTGAATTTATCCGTTGATGATGTTTATTACAAGGCTGGAGATTTTGTAAAAAAGGGCGATGTAATAGTGAAATTTAGCGATTATCAGAAAAATGGATTGAATGAAAAACGTATGTTATTAGTGATTAAAAATCGGGAATTACGAAATTTGGAAAAACAAAAGGAATTGGGAGCTGATGTTAGTCAGAAAATTCAGGAATTACGTGGAGAAATATCAGGATTGGAAATTGAAATTAAAGATGAAATGAGAAATACAAGATTGGTTCAGAGAAGTGTAAGAAGTCCATTTGATGCTTACATTGTGAATATTAATGCAGTGAAAGGTGGAATTACAAACAAAAATGAGCCTATTTTGATTCTTGCTAAAAGGGAAGATTTAAAAATAGTTAGTGAAAGCGTGAAAAGTGAGAAAGTTAAAAATCTGAAAATTGGGAATGTGGCTAAAATTAATATTTTTAGGAGAGAAAATAAAAAGATTGGGGAAGAGAAATCGCTTGAAGAATTAGTTGAAATTAAAAATGATAAGAATAAGACAAAAGAGGATTCAGATTTATTTTCTGAAAAAAAAGTTATTGAAGCAGAATTATTTAAGATTAATAAAATTGGGGATATGAATGTGTTTGAATTTTTGCCAACGTTATTTAAGGATCTGTTTTTAAATGAGCAAGTAGATATTCGTGTAATTTATAGGAAAAAAGAGAATGTTCTGGCTGTTCCAAAAAAGGCTGTTATTTTTAAAAATCAGAAAAGTTATATTTATTTGATTGATAAGAATAATTTAGTTAAAGAAACAGAAGTTTTTGTTGGGATGGATAACGGAGAGAAGATTGAAATTTTTGGAATGGATATTGGAGAGAGAATGGAAATTATCGGCAATCCTGATGATAAAATTGGGAATAATGTGATTGTGGAACGAAGGAATATTAAGGATGAGGAAATTGAAAAGAAGAAAAAGTTGGAAAGGTTAGAGCGGGAAAATGAAAAGCTGGGGAATAGAATAGATGAGAATGAGAGGGAAATTATTAGACTAAAAAGAAAATAA
- a CDS encoding transketolase, producing the protein MKIEDLQKEAKTLRKDIIEMIYRAKSGHPGGSLSIADILAVLYWKEMNIDPENPKMENRDRLVLSKGHAAPALYAALIEKGFLGDEGKNLIPTLRKWHSPLQGHPDMKKLAGVEMSTGSLGQGLSAANGMALSAKIYNNDFRVYTILGDGELQEGQVWEAVMTAAHYKLDNLVAIVDYNNLQIDGKVSDVMDVAPVGEKFKAFKWNVIEIDGHNYEEIINALDTARTVKEQPTVIVANTVKGKGVSFMENNAGFHGAAPNDEEYKKAMEELS; encoded by the coding sequence ATGAAAATTGAAGATTTGCAAAAAGAGGCAAAAACATTGAGAAAAGATATTATTGAAATGATTTACAGGGCAAAATCAGGACATCCGGGAGGTTCACTTTCGATTGCTGATATTCTGGCTGTGCTTTACTGGAAGGAAATGAACATTGACCCAGAAAATCCAAAAATGGAAAACAGGGACAGACTGGTTCTTAGTAAAGGGCATGCCGCTCCTGCGCTATATGCGGCGTTGATTGAAAAAGGATTTTTAGGAGATGAAGGGAAGAACCTTATTCCAACACTTAGAAAATGGCACTCTCCGCTTCAAGGGCATCCTGACATGAAAAAACTGGCTGGAGTTGAAATGTCAACAGGCTCGCTTGGGCAAGGACTGTCCGCGGCAAACGGAATGGCTTTGAGCGCAAAAATTTACAATAACGATTTCAGAGTCTATACAATCTTAGGAGATGGAGAATTGCAGGAAGGTCAAGTTTGGGAAGCAGTTATGACTGCAGCGCATTACAAGCTTGACAATTTAGTTGCGATAGTTGACTATAACAACTTGCAGATTGACGGAAAAGTTTCGGATGTAATGGATGTCGCTCCAGTTGGGGAAAAGTTCAAGGCTTTCAAATGGAATGTAATCGAGATTGACGGACACAATTATGAAGAAATCATAAATGCTCTTGACACAGCAAGAACAGTTAAGGAACAGCCGACAGTAATAGTTGCAAACACTGTAAAAGGAAAAGGGGTTTCATTCATGGAAAATAACGCTGGATTCCACGGGGCTGCTCCAAATGATGAAGAATACAAGAAGGCAATGGAAGAATTGAGTTAA
- a CDS encoding transketolase family protein produces MEKKSTRVAYGEALVKLGKVNKDVVVLEADLSKSTMTAYFKKEFPERHINVGIAEADMIGTAAGIATTGKIPFASTFAHFAAGRAFDQVRNSVAYPHLNVKICPTHAGVSLGEDGGSHQSVEDVALMRAIPGMVVLSPADAVETEKMVFAVAEYNGPVYVRLGRLNIPVLFDENYKFEIGKAATLREGNDVAILATGLMVSEALEAAKLLEEKGVKARVVNVSTIKPLDTETVLKSAKECKFIVTSEEHSVIGGLGSAVSEYLSEVHPAKVVKHGIQDVFGQSADGETMLTNYGLRAKDIVEIVLKNL; encoded by the coding sequence ATGGAAAAAAAATCAACTAGAGTGGCTTATGGAGAAGCGTTAGTTAAATTGGGAAAAGTAAATAAAGATGTGGTGGTACTGGAAGCAGACTTGTCAAAATCAACAATGACTGCATATTTTAAAAAAGAGTTTCCAGAAAGACATATAAATGTTGGGATTGCAGAGGCTGATATGATTGGAACAGCTGCAGGTATTGCAACGACTGGGAAAATACCGTTTGCTTCAACTTTCGCACATTTTGCGGCGGGACGTGCCTTTGACCAGGTTAGAAACTCAGTTGCATATCCACATTTAAATGTCAAGATTTGTCCAACTCACGCAGGAGTTTCGTTAGGAGAAGATGGAGGTTCACACCAGTCAGTTGAGGATGTGGCTTTAATGCGTGCAATTCCAGGAATGGTAGTGCTATCGCCGGCAGATGCAGTAGAAACGGAAAAAATGGTTTTTGCGGTGGCTGAATACAATGGACCTGTATATGTAAGACTTGGAAGATTGAATATTCCAGTATTATTTGATGAAAACTATAAATTTGAAATAGGAAAAGCTGCAACTTTGAGAGAAGGAAACGATGTGGCAATTTTAGCGACTGGCCTTATGGTTTCAGAAGCTCTTGAGGCGGCGAAATTACTGGAAGAAAAAGGAGTAAAGGCAAGAGTGGTAAATGTTTCTACGATAAAGCCGTTAGACACAGAAACAGTTTTAAAATCGGCAAAAGAATGTAAATTTATTGTAACAAGTGAAGAACATTCTGTAATTGGAGGGCTTGGAAGCGCAGTTTCAGAATACTTGTCAGAAGTTCATCCTGCAAAAGTTGTAAAACATGGAATACAGGATGTTTTTGGACAAAGTGCAGATGGAGAGACTATGCTTACGAATTATGGGCTTAGAGCGAAGGATATTGTGGAAATTGTTTTGAAAAATCTATAA
- a CDS encoding serine/threonine-protein kinase has product MDFLSKGTILNGKYKILNYVAKSDFSNIYMCEDRQGEKVIIKECYPSEIVMRNGNEVFTEKYKKDFENLKGCFWKEKCILEKFLKKSKRRKQRFVDDVVKLVDFFSENGTNYIVTEYFHGVTLKKYILKNRIKNGKMRINHILEIFFKIAEVVCKIHKKGIIHCDLKPSNILIDIRGNIRIIDFGASLKKKEKVEFVKVSEGYSPIEIYSEKVEIDERTDVYSLAALLYFMLCGVKVDGAINRFYKAELEFGREVILGFEKIQKFKEVEEVIKKGLEFDRQKRFGSVREMIEKLRKIFMQS; this is encoded by the coding sequence ATGGATTTTTTATCAAAGGGAACAATATTGAATGGGAAGTATAAAATTTTAAATTATGTAGCTAAAAGTGATTTTTCCAATATTTATATGTGTGAAGATAGACAAGGGGAAAAAGTAATTATTAAAGAATGTTATCCTTCAGAAATTGTTATGAGAAATGGTAATGAGGTTTTCACTGAAAAGTACAAGAAGGATTTTGAAAATTTGAAAGGATGTTTTTGGAAAGAAAAATGTATTTTGGAGAAATTTTTGAAAAAATCTAAAAGGAGGAAACAGAGATTTGTGGATGATGTTGTTAAACTTGTGGATTTTTTTAGTGAAAATGGAACAAATTATATTGTTACTGAATATTTTCATGGAGTTACCTTGAAAAAATATATTTTGAAAAATAGGATAAAAAATGGAAAAATGAGGATAAATCATATTTTGGAAATATTTTTTAAAATTGCCGAAGTAGTTTGTAAAATTCATAAAAAGGGAATTATTCATTGTGATTTGAAGCCTTCTAATATTTTGATTGATATTAGGGGAAATATCAGGATTATTGATTTTGGAGCGAGCTTGAAAAAGAAAGAAAAAGTTGAGTTTGTTAAGGTTTCGGAAGGATATTCGCCGATTGAGATTTATTCAGAAAAAGTAGAGATTGATGAAAGAACAGATGTTTATTCACTTGCGGCACTTTTATATTTTATGCTTTGTGGAGTGAAAGTGGATGGGGCGATTAATAGGTTTTATAAGGCGGAACTCGAGTTTGGTAGAGAAGTTATTTTGGGATTTGAGAAGATTCAGAAATTTAAGGAAGTGGAAGAAGTTATAAAAAAGGGGCTGGAATTTGACAGACAGAAAAGATTTGGAAGTGTTAGGGAAATGATTGAAAAATTGAGAAAAATTTTTATGCAAAGCTAA